The sequence below is a genomic window from Nicotiana tomentosiformis chromosome 6, ASM39032v3, whole genome shotgun sequence.
ATAGGCCGGCAATTTCTATATGGCACCTGAAATCACTGTCCAATCCTTTTGGAGAATAGTGGAAAATGTTGTGTTCTTTGCCAATTCCTTATGTTTACTCTGTCATTCATTGCCTGACCCGAAGTGATTGGTAGTATTGTTTAATGTAATTCAAATGTTGCAGGCAGATATTAATATGGATTCTGATTAAAAAATTGTTCTTATAGTCATCTCAACTGCCATGTTATGGAAATGCAACATTGTGATATCATTGTGGAATTTCGTTGAGCAGATATGGTTAAATGTTGTTAGAATGTGCACGGCTAGCAAAACATGGTAAATGGTTAAGGAGTAATGATACGCCAAAGAAATGAGTACGTTAACTCCAAcctctagttttttttttttatctcccATTGTCTATAAAGTTGGCAGCAATGGAGATCAAATTTCTCTATAGtttcattatttttgttgttaGCTTGAGCTGTTTTCTAAGAGGCTCCCTTTATTTTCTGAAAATTATTTCCCTCAGCCTACGGAGAAGCACTAAGTTTAACAATCTCTTAACCTCAATTCACATATAAGTGCCATGACATACATGTTTAGTACTTGAGAAGAAGATAAAGAGGTCAATTCACATGAAGTGAGTGCAGAGAATAATTGGTTGAACTCAATAGAAAAAATATCTCTTCAATGTGCAAACTCGAATACACTGCCCAACGAAATGATACATGCAAAGAAGGAAATTGGATGGGAATTACAACAAAAGATGAAGTTCAATGCACCTTTGAAAATTAATTTCCGCCATTGCTTCCCCAGTCTATACAAAACTACAATCACCTTGGAAGGCACTATTAGCAGATGTTGAGAAaacagtaaattggaatgtaatctTCAGCCCTAAAATCACTTGGCAGCTTCCAAGTCTGCTAGAGTGACTGCTGGTGAGTCTTGATAACCAGTAATACCCATTATTCTTATCCGAGTAATCGGCTACATGATTAACATAAACCAAATTAATTAGTGACAAGCAAGGACAAGATATGGTATTCTGTAAAAATATCATTTTAAGAAGGGCATGTCTCATGCAATGGCCGCAAGCGCATTAATTTAGAAATTTTTCATGTTGCTGGGGAATTAAACATAGATAATATATGATAGACTATGGTGAAAATTGTTTTGGCAACCAAGtaggttaaaaaaaaaaacatcaaTCTACTCTATAGTTATTCGGATATCAATAAAAACAGTTCTTTCATACCTGtctgtgaccaatgttccttctGTAGTTCTTTTTCTTCTTATACTTGAAGACAACAACCTTCTTATCTTTCAACTGTGTGGAAATATAACATTGAGCCAAAAGAGATGTCAGGTAAACAAGGTGTATCAGGGGAAACTAAAGTAGTGGAAGAATGATGCCTGACCTGCTCTTCAACAACAGCGTGGACTGCTGCATTTTGCACTACTGGTTTTCCAACCCAAGTACTTGTTTTCGTTCCCACTAGTAACACCTTGTTTAGGATAATCTGCAGAAATGATCAAGTATAGATGTTTCAAACAAATATCCTCAGTCATTGAATCTTGAAATAGAATATTACCAATATGCCAAGAGTAATCTTGACATAAAATACCATACTGACGAATAGTTCCTCTAATTTCAACTCCATGGTAGTAAATATATACAATCCGCACACCCTCCTAACTCCTAATATTACCGTTATATCAAATGCTAGCTTCCGCATTAGATAATTGCCAAATAGATGTATCAAAGACAATGGACCGATGAGATACAAATGTCAATGTTCGTTGAAATTGATGCCTTTCAACAGCATGGTTTGCATAATGGATTACTGGAGATGTGCTAACTACATGAATAACAGAGTTCTCCTCCATCGTTTGGCTGGTACCAGGCTTTAAAAAACTTTACTTCGAGCGAGCTGTCTTTCTATACGCTACATGTATTTTTTATAGAATTTGATGCAGTGATAGGACGAGTCTTGTCAAGAAGTCTAGACGACCCACCTCCACATTTATTTTCCTGATGACCGAGAAATCCGTCTGGGCCAACCGTTAGGACCAACCACAGCCTTCGTAGCTCGGGGATAATGGGCCCATCCTCTACCCTTATCTAGTTAAATACAAGGCTTAGTTCGCATGCTACTTGGATCAAACTAGTGACCTAACATAGAGGAGTAACTAGACTTTGGTAGCTAACAAGGAAATAAATTGTAAATCAAGATAAGACCAAAAAATATGCTCACCTTGTCATTGACATTTGCACCTTTAAGCCTCTGGGTGTAGATATACCGCCCAGGAAAGACGATATATTGTCGAGATCCGACCTATCAATAATGAGAGAGGAAAACTTAACAAGCAGCTTAATGTATCAGTGACAAGCCCAATTAAGTTATTGTAGGATAGTATGAAGTTCATTTAAAAAAGAAAgggaaacaaaataaaatatgaaGAAGGATGACAGCTAGAAGACTTGAAAACTTGAGCAGCAAGAACAATCATCAGATTTGAACAGCAGTTATAAATCTCCTTGCAAGAGTGAATGTTTTCCACAAGGAGAAGAAAATATCCATCAACCAAGCAGTAGCTTGAATGTTTTCTCCAGTTAGCTACAGCAGTTCAGAAGCAATAAAAAGATAAAAGTGCATAATATGTTAACCTCGAAATCAAACTTAATTCAACAATTATGAGACTTGAACATAAAGGTACACATAGACTTGCATGCTA
It includes:
- the LOC104112277 gene encoding large ribosomal subunit protein bL21c; protein product: MATVSLCSSPSTTVLSKNQTFLNTLSVPKANSNVTFLSHSLSALSLRSSKPNSFVPKFSQSEASVAEVVAESEEPVISPVVEASSSSLEPKREEVFAVVMVGSRQYIVFPGRYIYTQRLKGANVNDKIILNKVLLVGTKTSTWVGKPVVQNAAVHAVVEEQLKDKKVVVFKYKKKKNYRRNIGHRQPITRIRIMGITGYQDSPAVTLADLEAAK